Proteins encoded in a region of the Coffea eugenioides isolate CCC68of chromosome 4, Ceug_1.0, whole genome shotgun sequence genome:
- the LOC113768985 gene encoding auxin-responsive protein SAUR72-like, which yields MRSLIFYRDGHTNSSAMPIDVLPKSKSHNCATASRASIKDDQKRKRKGQVTPDGCFAVYVGPEKQKFAIKIEYVNHPLFKMLLEDAESEYGFSSEGPILLPCDVDLFYKILAEMDCAKEIDYGCGLAYGSCSPFNPTWRLGRSSDAAKGYGSYGVLTPNRLLNLNYC from the coding sequence ATGCGTTCTCTAATATTTTATCGAGATGGTCATACCAATAGTTCAGCCATGCCTATTGATGTCCTGCCGAAGAGCAAATCACACAACTGTGCAACAGCTTCCAGGGCTTCAATCAAAGATGATCAGAAGCGCAAAAGAAAGGGCCAAGTAACTCCAGATGGTTGTTTTGCGGTGTACGTCGGGCCAGAGAAGCAAAAATTTGCGATCAAGATTGAATATGTTAATCACCCATTGTTCAAGATGTTACTTGAGGATGCTGAATCGGAATATGGTTTTAGCAGTGAAGGGCCTATTCTGCTTCCATGTGATGTGGACTTGTTTTACAAGATTTTGGCTGAGATGGATTGCGCAAAGGAGATTGATTATGGCTGCGGTCTTGCATACGGTTCGTGCAGTCCATTCAATCCAACTTGGCGTCTGGGAAGAAGTAGTGATGCGGCTAAGGGTTACGGTTCATATGGGGTTCTTACTCCAAACCGTTTGCTAAACTTGAATTATTGTTGA